One Methanocaldococcus villosus KIN24-T80 genomic window carries:
- a CDS encoding threonine--tRNA ligase, which yields MKMLLIHADYLEFEAKEKTKIAEETDILKGRMEDCLVCFIAVERGDNKNVIKPAIEEIDKVAKQLKVNNIVLYPYAHLSSDLSDPETAVNILKLLEEELKSRYNVLRAPFGWYKSFKLSCKGHPLSELSRKIEPKEEEEKKEVKSKIYLIKDNEIIEINEKNLDIIEDKNLLALAKHELGIKEKADKEPYHIKFIREKDICDHEPSSDPGHFRWYPKGKLIRDLLAEYVYNLVINMGAMPVETPVMYDLSNRAIKEHADKFGERQYRFRQGNKELMLRFAACFGQFMIKKDMFLQPKYLPLKLYELSTYSFRYEQRGELVGLKRLRAFTMPDMHTVCLNLDQAIEEFERQFWTCLKTGEDLGVEYSVIFRFTRDFFEEHKDWFLKIAKEYKEKYNKDLLLEILEERKHYWVGKVDIAAIDSLNRPIENPTVQIDVESARRFGIKVGDIHPIILHCSPTGSLERVICSIIEEAYKNVDKKAPTLPLWLSPIQVRIIPVSEKYNDYAIEIAEILRRNNIRADVDDRDETVGKKIRDANREWIPYIVVVGEEEVKSNVLTVTVREKSTLKSSYKEKKTLEELINEIKEKVKGYPYKPLPLPIRCSLQPKFH from the coding sequence ATGAAAATGCTGCTTATACATGCAGATTATTTAGAATTTGAAGCAAAAGAAAAAACAAAAATAGCTGAAGAAACAGATATTTTAAAAGGTAGAATGGAAGATTGTCTTGTCTGTTTTATAGCTGTTGAGAGAGGGGATAATAAGAACGTTATAAAACCTGCTATAGAAGAGATAGATAAAGTGGCTAAACAGTTAAAAGTTAATAATATTGTCCTCTACCCCTATGCTCATCTCTCATCAGATCTTTCTGATCCAGAAACTGCCGTAAATATACTAAAATTATTAGAAGAAGAATTAAAAAGTAGATATAATGTTTTAAGAGCTCCATTTGGGTGGTATAAGAGCTTTAAGCTAAGCTGTAAAGGACATCCATTAAGTGAACTTTCAAGAAAAATTGAACCAAAAGAAGAAGAAGAGAAAAAAGAGGTAAAGTCTAAAATTTACCTCATAAAAGATAATGAAATTATAGAGATTAATGAAAAGAATTTGGATATTATTGAAGATAAAAATCTATTAGCCTTAGCAAAACATGAGCTTGGAATAAAAGAGAAAGCAGATAAAGAGCCTTATCACATTAAGTTTATAAGAGAAAAAGACATATGTGATCATGAACCCTCCTCTGACCCAGGACATTTCAGATGGTATCCAAAAGGGAAGTTAATAAGGGATTTATTAGCTGAATATGTTTATAATTTAGTTATAAATATGGGAGCCATGCCTGTAGAAACTCCGGTAATGTATGATCTCTCAAATAGGGCAATAAAAGAACATGCTGATAAGTTTGGTGAGAGGCAGTATAGGTTTAGACAAGGAAATAAAGAGCTTATGTTAAGATTTGCAGCATGTTTTGGACAATTTATGATAAAAAAGGACATGTTTTTACAACCTAAGTACTTACCACTTAAATTATATGAACTTTCAACCTACAGTTTTAGATATGAGCAAAGAGGAGAGTTGGTAGGATTAAAAAGATTAAGAGCATTTACAATGCCTGACATGCATACAGTATGCTTAAATTTAGATCAAGCTATAGAAGAGTTTGAAAGGCAGTTTTGGACATGTCTAAAAACTGGTGAAGATTTAGGAGTAGAGTATTCTGTTATCTTTAGATTCACAAGAGATTTCTTTGAGGAGCATAAGGATTGGTTCCTTAAGATAGCTAAAGAGTACAAGGAGAAATATAATAAAGATTTATTATTAGAAATATTGGAAGAGAGAAAACATTATTGGGTAGGAAAAGTTGATATAGCTGCCATTGACAGCTTAAATAGGCCAATAGAAAATCCTACTGTGCAAATAGATGTTGAAAGTGCAAGAAGATTTGGTATTAAAGTTGGTGATATACACCCAATCATCTTACACTGCTCTCCTACAGGTTCTTTAGAAAGGGTTATATGCTCAATAATAGAAGAAGCTTATAAGAATGTTGATAAAAAAGCCCCTACATTACCACTGTGGTTATCACCAATTCAAGTAAGAATCATCCCTGTTTCAGAGAAGTATAATGACTATGCTATAGAAATAGCTGAAATATTGAGAAGAAATAATATTAGAGCTGATGTTGATGATAGAGATGAGACTGTAGGAAAAAAAATAAGAGATGCTAATAGAGAGTGGATACCTTATATAGTTGTTGTTGGGGAGGAAGAAGTTAAGAGTAATGTTTTAACAGTGACTGTTAGGGAAAAATCAACATTAAAAAGCTCATATAAGGAAAAGAAAACTTTAGAAGAGCTAATAAATGAAATTAAAGAAAAAGTAAAAGGATATCCATACAAACCATTACCTCTACCAATAAGATGTTCTTTACAGCCAAAATTCCATTAA
- the dph2 gene encoding diphthamide biosynthesis enzyme Dph2, producing the protein MYDLETERVIEEIKKLGKENPIVIFQAPEGLKLEVEKEIEKIKNKINITPFLWLNSCYGACDLIEDKVKIVNPDLIIHYGHKKLDYVNSEKTIFIPAYYKGDREKIIRDIKEFIKNREFNVITTVQFEKILEEFNPHVIIGCRVEVDSNKDLLFVGTGRFHPLMLAYKYKKDVFIYNPISYKFDKIGREEVEKFIRKRLSAVAKLKFMDIKKVGVVLSVKKGQCRKKKFYEIINLLEKNNINYLSILADEVKPELLFYDVDAYIIIACPRIVLDDYILYKKPIYTPEEFKMFLNSDFNYKLDEVREEDFEG; encoded by the coding sequence ATGTATGATTTAGAAACTGAAAGGGTTATTGAAGAAATAAAGAAATTAGGAAAGGAAAACCCAATAGTCATTTTTCAAGCTCCTGAAGGATTAAAATTAGAAGTTGAAAAAGAAATAGAAAAGATAAAAAACAAAATAAACATAACTCCATTTCTTTGGTTAAATTCATGTTATGGAGCCTGTGATTTGATAGAGGACAAAGTAAAAATTGTAAATCCTGATTTGATTATTCACTATGGACATAAAAAATTAGATTATGTAAATTCAGAGAAAACCATATTTATCCCTGCTTATTACAAGGGAGATAGGGAAAAAATAATTAGAGACATAAAAGAATTTATAAAAAATAGAGAATTTAATGTAATCACAACAGTACAGTTTGAAAAAATTTTAGAAGAATTTAACCCACATGTAATTATAGGTTGTAGAGTTGAAGTAGATAGTAATAAAGACTTACTTTTTGTAGGTACAGGTAGATTCCATCCTCTTATGTTAGCATATAAATATAAGAAAGATGTTTTTATTTATAATCCCATATCTTATAAATTTGATAAGATAGGAAGAGAGGAGGTAGAGAAGTTTATAAGGAAGAGATTATCAGCTGTAGCTAAGTTAAAGTTTATGGACATTAAAAAAGTAGGAGTAGTTTTATCTGTAAAAAAGGGTCAGTGTAGAAAGAAAAAATTTTATGAGATTATAAATTTATTAGAAAAAAATAATATCAATTATCTTTCAATATTAGCTGATGAGGTTAAGCCAGAACTGTTGTTTTATGATGTTGATGCATATATCATCATAGCATGTCCAAGAATAGTTTTAGATGACTATATCTTATATAAAAAACCTATTTATACTCCAGAAGAGTTTAAAATGTTTTTAAATAGTGATTTCAATTATAAATTAGATGAAGTTAGAGAAGAAGACTTTGAGGGATAA
- the nifB gene encoding FeMo cofactor biosynthesis protein NifB, with amino-acid sequence MKMSKFAHITKIHPCFNEKIHDKVGRIHLPVALKCNIACKFCRRSIGKEACEQRPGVARAILKPEDVESYLKRMLDKYPNIKVVGIAGPGDSLFNKETFETLKIIDEKFPNLIKCISTNGLLLPKYYKTLADLNVKTVTVTVNAINPEILKEIVERVYYNKKIYKGIEGAEILIKNQLEGIRKAYDEDLIIKINTVLIPEINKEHVVEIAKELKDYAYIQNIIPLIPLYKMKNYRPPTCEELKKVREEAEKYLPQFRACAQCRADAVGLIKEKEELKNYFKEQNKELDVFEIKHFSH; translated from the coding sequence ATGAAAATGTCAAAATTTGCTCATATAACCAAAATACATCCTTGCTTTAATGAAAAGATTCATGATAAAGTCGGAAGGATTCACTTACCTGTAGCTTTAAAGTGTAATATAGCTTGTAAATTTTGTAGAAGAAGTATTGGGAAGGAAGCATGTGAGCAAAGGCCTGGAGTAGCAAGAGCTATATTAAAGCCAGAAGATGTTGAAAGTTATTTAAAGAGAATGTTAGATAAATATCCAAATATAAAAGTTGTTGGTATAGCAGGACCAGGAGATAGCTTATTCAATAAAGAAACTTTTGAAACTTTGAAGATTATTGATGAGAAGTTCCCAAATCTAATAAAATGTATATCAACAAATGGGTTATTATTACCAAAATATTATAAAACTTTAGCTGACTTAAATGTTAAGACTGTAACTGTTACTGTTAATGCAATAAATCCAGAAATTCTGAAAGAGATAGTTGAGCGGGTATATTATAATAAGAAAATATATAAAGGTATTGAGGGTGCTGAGATACTAATAAAAAATCAGTTAGAAGGGATAAGGAAGGCATATGATGAAGATCTAATTATAAAAATTAATACAGTGTTAATTCCTGAAATAAATAAAGAACATGTTGTTGAAATAGCTAAGGAGTTAAAGGATTATGCATATATACAAAATATTATTCCATTAATCCCTCTTTATAAGATGAAAAATTACCGACCTCCTACTTGTGAAGAACTAAAAAAAGTTAGAGAAGAGGCTGAAAAATATCTACCACAATTTAGAGCTTGTGCACAATGTAGAGCTGATGCTGTGGGGTTAATAAAAGAAAAAGAAGAATTAAAAAATTACTTTAAAGAGCAAAATAAGGAATTAGATGTATTTGAAATAAAACATTTCTCTCATTGA
- a CDS encoding YcaO-related McrA-glycine thioamidation protein produces the protein MKKIYRSVTYRILPPEETFNNIKPILDKINIKEMKSIMGIDKLEIPVYYVRRVNNNIEYHHYGKGAVDIQAKVSACMEAIERASAKYDENKIKNEPENKIDINSLILPPYSDTDVKDWVEGYDIINSEPIDVPADAVFYPSKGKLFRWHTNGLASGNCLEEAILHGALEVIERDSWSLADLSKKIPTKINPKTDNEIINRLLEKFEKANVKVILKLLPNELNIPVISAIADDDPLLMCIGVGCHLDPEIAVIRALTELAQSRASQLHMKRDDAKRRAKIVKRLSYERAKKINRKWFEYEEEVELEDIENRAKYNLKKDINLLKEELFDHGFDRFIYVDLNKYGVDTVRVIIPKMEVYTIDRDRLSNMAIERMKKLYQ, from the coding sequence ATGAAAAAAATTTACAGATCAGTCACTTACAGAATATTACCACCAGAAGAAACATTCAATAACATTAAACCAATTTTAGATAAAATAAATATTAAAGAAATGAAAAGTATAATGGGTATAGATAAGTTAGAGATCCCTGTGTATTATGTTAGAAGGGTTAATAATAATATAGAATATCATCATTATGGAAAAGGGGCTGTAGATATACAAGCAAAAGTTTCAGCATGCATGGAAGCTATAGAAAGGGCTTCAGCTAAATATGATGAAAATAAAATTAAGAATGAACCTGAGAATAAGATTGATATAAATAGCTTAATTCTACCTCCATATTCAGATACAGATGTTAAAGATTGGGTAGAAGGTTATGATATAATAAACTCTGAGCCTATTGATGTCCCTGCTGATGCAGTCTTTTACCCATCTAAAGGAAAACTGTTTAGATGGCATACTAATGGTTTAGCCTCTGGTAACTGTCTTGAAGAAGCTATTCTACATGGTGCATTAGAGGTTATAGAGAGAGACAGTTGGAGCTTAGCAGATCTTTCTAAAAAGATTCCAACAAAAATTAATCCAAAAACTGATAATGAGATAATAAATAGATTATTAGAGAAATTTGAAAAAGCAAATGTTAAGGTTATATTAAAATTATTGCCAAATGAACTAAATATTCCTGTTATATCAGCTATAGCTGATGATGACCCACTACTGATGTGTATTGGTGTAGGGTGTCACTTAGATCCAGAGATAGCAGTTATTAGAGCTTTAACAGAACTTGCTCAAAGTAGAGCTTCTCAACTTCACATGAAAAGAGATGATGCAAAAAGGAGGGCTAAGATTGTTAAAAGGCTGAGTTATGAGAGAGCTAAAAAGATAAATAGAAAGTGGTTTGAATATGAAGAGGAAGTAGAATTAGAAGATATAGAGAATAGAGCAAAATATAATTTAAAAAAAGATATAAATCTTTTAAAAGAGGAGCTGTTTGATCATGGTTTTGACAGATTTATATATGTTGATTTAAATAAATATGGAGTTGATACAGTTAGAGTAATAATTCCAAAAATGGAAGTTTATACAATAGATAGAGATAGATTATCAAATATGGCTATTGAAAGGATGAAAAAACTTTATCAATGA
- a CDS encoding tRNA(Ile)(2)-agmatinylcytidine synthase: MFIGIDDTDSRERYCTTYIATLLMEELSNYKLDDPRLIRFNPMVKYKTRGNGGVAIRILDKVDERDKEEIKDITLKIIEKYSDMDNDNTNPGVVFLDEENYRNNINLLRDYYKKTLFDILDINFAEDILKKINADYYKFKLGRGIIGALGAIAFFGDYTYELIAYRKKENWGKKRRIDKESVIIMDKETFPYTYDNYDYENDKILIAPNTPCPVLFGIRGIDKDILIKAMEMIKGEEPERFMIFKTNHGTDAHLRRMKIKDIYPNTGVIVYGKVVNNPKDIEGGHVIFKISDGTGEISCAAYEPTKGFREIIRKLIVGDYVAVYGTVREEPLTINLEKIKILRLEKKYILDKRCPFCGGTLKAKGKKVGFKCRKCKKVIKYDKIKKIEVERDLKIGFYEVPGSARRHLSKPIQLIDLVEK, translated from the coding sequence ATGTTTATAGGTATAGATGATACTGATAGCAGAGAGAGGTATTGTACAACATATATTGCTACTCTGTTAATGGAAGAGTTAAGTAATTATAAGTTAGATGATCCTAGATTAATAAGATTCAATCCTATGGTGAAATATAAAACAAGAGGCAATGGAGGAGTGGCTATAAGGATATTGGATAAGGTTGATGAGAGAGATAAAGAAGAGATAAAAGATATTACATTAAAGATTATAGAAAAATACTCTGATATGGATAATGATAATACAAACCCTGGAGTTGTATTTTTAGATGAAGAAAATTATAGGAATAATATAAACTTGCTGAGGGATTATTATAAAAAAACTCTTTTTGATATTTTAGATATTAATTTTGCTGAAGACATTTTAAAGAAAATTAATGCAGATTATTATAAATTTAAGCTTGGTAGAGGAATTATAGGAGCATTAGGAGCAATAGCTTTTTTTGGAGATTACACATATGAGTTGATAGCATATAGAAAAAAAGAAAATTGGGGTAAAAAAAGAAGGATTGATAAAGAATCTGTTATAATAATGGATAAAGAAACTTTTCCTTATACATATGATAACTATGATTATGAAAATGATAAAATATTAATAGCTCCAAACACACCCTGCCCAGTACTCTTTGGAATTAGAGGAATTGATAAAGATATACTGATAAAGGCTATGGAAATGATTAAAGGGGAAGAGCCAGAAAGATTTATGATATTCAAAACAAATCATGGCACTGATGCACATCTTAGGAGAATGAAAATTAAAGATATCTATCCAAATACTGGAGTTATTGTTTATGGAAAAGTAGTAAATAACCCAAAAGATATAGAAGGAGGACATGTTATTTTTAAAATCTCTGATGGCACTGGAGAAATTAGCTGTGCTGCTTATGAACCTACAAAAGGATTTAGAGAAATAATAAGAAAACTTATTGTTGGAGATTATGTAGCTGTTTATGGCACTGTTAGGGAAGAACCATTAACAATAAACTTAGAGAAAATAAAAATATTGAGATTAGAAAAAAAATATATTTTAGATAAAAGATGTCCATTCTGTGGAGGGACATTAAAAGCTAAAGGTAAAAAAGTAGGTTTTAAATGTAGAAAATGTAAAAAAGTGATTAAATATGATAAAATTAAAAAGATAGAAGTTGAGAGAGATTTAAAAATTGGGTTTTATGAAGTTCCAGGATCTGCAAGAAGGCATTTATCCAAACCCATTCAGCTTATTGATTTGGTGGAAAAATGA
- a CDS encoding MJ1255/VC2487 family glycosyltransferase, with protein MKILISVCGEGFGHTTRCLSIGKALEDSYDVAYLAYGKSYDFIKEHGYTVFKTYPEIKLKGEDGKFSIKSTVFNKEYSPRKAIERELKIIKEYKPDLIISDCKYSTIVVGKMLNKPIMCITNQNYTKYKFKTDIIVYPTMKFLNIIHKACEKIIIPDFPLPYTVCEYNLKLLNNMEFIGPLIRYNVDTVNDGNYILSVIGGFEYRYKILESLAEIAVKGGYNVKLVCGSYEVAKKLKNKYGDYKNIDIIPLAINMKGLIANASLIVSHGGHSTIMEAISFGKPLIVIPDLDHPEQNNNAKKVDDLKCGIYLSYYELNRLGEAIKEIEENEIYKKNAEKLMNLAKNYYNGKENIRRLIDNFFNNKFFRKKIFNVIKV; from the coding sequence ATGAAAATCCTCATTTCTGTTTGTGGGGAGGGATTTGGCCATACAACAAGATGTTTGTCAATTGGAAAGGCCTTAGAAGATAGCTATGATGTAGCTTATTTAGCCTATGGAAAAAGTTATGATTTTATAAAAGAGCATGGATATACTGTTTTTAAGACATATCCTGAGATTAAGCTTAAAGGAGAAGATGGTAAATTTAGTATAAAATCTACAGTTTTTAATAAAGAATATTCTCCAAGAAAAGCAATTGAAAGAGAATTAAAAATTATAAAAGAATATAAGCCAGATTTAATTATAAGTGATTGTAAATATAGCACTATTGTAGTAGGTAAGATGTTAAATAAACCAATAATGTGTATAACAAATCAAAACTATACAAAATATAAGTTTAAAACTGATATTATTGTTTATCCTACAATGAAATTCTTAAATATTATTCACAAAGCCTGTGAAAAAATAATAATTCCAGACTTTCCCTTACCATATACTGTTTGTGAATATAACTTAAAACTATTAAATAATATGGAATTTATAGGGCCGTTAATAAGATACAATGTTGATACTGTTAATGATGGTAATTATATCCTCTCTGTTATTGGTGGTTTTGAATATAGATACAAAATATTGGAGAGTTTAGCTGAAATTGCTGTAAAGGGAGGTTATAATGTTAAACTTGTTTGTGGAAGCTATGAAGTAGCTAAAAAATTAAAAAACAAGTATGGAGATTATAAGAATATAGATATTATTCCATTAGCTATTAATATGAAGGGTCTTATAGCAAATGCTTCTTTAATAGTTTCTCATGGAGGACATTCAACAATAATGGAAGCTATTTCATTTGGAAAGCCTTTAATTGTCATACCTGACTTAGATCATCCAGAACAGAACAACAATGCTAAAAAAGTAGATGATTTAAAATGTGGAATTTATTTATCTTATTATGAACTTAATAGATTAGGAGAGGCTATTAAAGAAATAGAAGAAAATGAAATTTATAAAAAGAATGCTGAAAAGCTAATGAATTTAGCAAAAAATTACTATAATGGGAAAGAGAATATTAGAAGATTAATTGACAATTTCTTCAATAACAAATTTTTTAGAAAAAAGATATTTAATGTAATAAAGGTTTAA